Proteins encoded together in one Armatimonadota bacterium window:
- a CDS encoding 3-hydroxyacyl-CoA dehydrogenase/enoyl-CoA hydratase family protein — protein sequence MTLRRAVVLGAGVMGSQIAAHLANAGVATVLLDLGDLAHQAKERLRRWEPAPLFLPEVDRLITPGDVERDLEQVAQADWVIEAVVEDLPTKQALLHRVGASWRPGTIITTNTSGLPVGRIGEALPEAARRHFLGAHFFNPPRYMRLLELIPTPATDPAVTATVAAWGDRRLGKGIVYAKDTPNFIANRIGTFAFLRAVHLMLALGLTVEEVDAVTGPFLGRRGATFRTADLVGLDVALAVAAHSYAHLPHDEARETFRAPAPLEEMVRRGWLGEKTGGGFYRRTEAGVEALDLATLTYRPRRRPQVGWVEAVRELPLADRLRAAMAAEDALGRFVWTLVRDALVYAARRIPEVSDDVVNVDRAMRWGFNWEEGPFETWDLLGVAAVAERLDAEGVPLPPLVEDVLRRGEGRFYRDDPAGRAAFDPATATYRPVSEPPGVLRLGAVRRTGRVLAQNADASLLDLGEGIAAVALHGKLNLIGLGTLEVLAAGLDRLEREFEALVIGTDAADFSAGANLALLLMEAQEGNWEELDLALRTFQDLLQRVRHHPKPVVAAVAGRTLAGGVEMAMACPRVVAAAETYLGLVETGVGLIPAGTGTMEVVRRLSRRIPADVTLDLLPLLRWAFETVARARVSRSALEARELGYLREADLVTMNPDRVVADAREVARSLVQLGYHGEPPAPVRVAGQRGRAALESLLYILKTGGHITAYDEVVGRRLAYVMTGGDVPEGSWVSEAYLLELEREAFLSLLGEARTQERIRHLLQTGRPLRN from the coding sequence GTGACGCTGCGCCGCGCGGTCGTCCTGGGCGCCGGGGTGATGGGCAGCCAGATCGCCGCGCACCTGGCCAACGCCGGGGTGGCAACAGTCCTCCTCGACCTGGGCGACCTGGCCCATCAGGCCAAGGAGCGGCTGCGGCGGTGGGAGCCGGCACCGCTTTTCCTGCCGGAGGTGGACCGCCTGATCACGCCCGGGGATGTGGAGCGCGACCTGGAACAGGTGGCGCAGGCCGACTGGGTCATCGAGGCGGTGGTGGAGGACCTGCCGACCAAGCAGGCGCTGCTCCACCGGGTGGGCGCGTCCTGGCGCCCGGGGACGATCATCACCACCAACACCTCGGGGCTGCCGGTGGGACGCATCGGCGAGGCGTTGCCCGAGGCGGCGCGGCGCCACTTCCTCGGCGCGCACTTCTTCAACCCGCCGCGCTACATGCGGCTGTTGGAGCTCATCCCCACCCCGGCCACCGACCCGGCCGTCACCGCCACGGTGGCGGCCTGGGGCGACCGGCGACTCGGCAAGGGGATCGTCTACGCCAAGGACACGCCCAACTTCATCGCCAACCGCATCGGCACGTTCGCCTTCCTGCGCGCCGTCCACCTGATGCTGGCGCTGGGGCTCACCGTCGAGGAGGTGGACGCCGTCACCGGACCCTTCCTGGGCCGGCGCGGGGCCACCTTCCGCACCGCCGACCTGGTGGGGCTCGACGTCGCCCTGGCCGTGGCCGCCCACAGCTACGCCCACCTGCCCCACGACGAGGCCCGCGAGACCTTCCGCGCGCCGGCGCCGCTGGAGGAGATGGTGCGGCGCGGGTGGCTGGGCGAGAAGACGGGCGGCGGCTTCTACCGCCGCACCGAGGCCGGCGTGGAAGCCCTCGACCTGGCCACCCTCACCTACCGGCCGCGGCGGCGCCCGCAGGTGGGGTGGGTGGAGGCGGTGCGGGAGCTGCCGCTGGCCGACCGGCTCCGCGCGGCCATGGCCGCCGAGGACGCGCTGGGCCGCTTCGTGTGGACGCTGGTGCGCGACGCGCTGGTCTACGCCGCGCGCCGCATCCCCGAGGTCAGCGACGACGTGGTGAACGTCGACCGGGCGATGCGCTGGGGCTTCAACTGGGAGGAGGGCCCCTTCGAGACCTGGGACCTGCTGGGCGTGGCCGCGGTGGCGGAGCGGCTGGACGCCGAGGGCGTCCCCCTCCCCCCGCTGGTGGAGGATGTGCTGCGCCGCGGCGAGGGGCGCTTCTACCGTGACGACCCCGCGGGCAGGGCCGCCTTCGACCCGGCCACGGCCACCTACCGTCCCGTCTCGGAGCCCCCGGGGGTCCTGCGGCTGGGCGCCGTCCGCCGCACGGGCCGGGTGCTCGCACAGAACGCCGACGCCTCACTGCTGGACCTGGGCGAGGGGATCGCCGCGGTGGCGCTGCACGGCAAGCTGAACCTGATCGGCCTCGGCACGCTGGAGGTGCTGGCGGCGGGGCTGGACCGGCTGGAGCGGGAGTTCGAGGCGCTCGTGATCGGCACGGACGCGGCCGACTTCTCCGCCGGCGCCAACCTGGCCCTCCTGCTGATGGAGGCGCAGGAGGGCAACTGGGAGGAGCTCGACCTGGCGCTGCGCACCTTCCAGGACCTGCTGCAGCGCGTCCGCCACCACCCCAAGCCGGTGGTGGCGGCGGTGGCCGGGCGGACGCTGGCCGGCGGCGTCGAGATGGCGATGGCCTGCCCGCGCGTGGTGGCCGCCGCCGAGACCTATCTGGGCCTGGTGGAGACGGGGGTGGGGCTCATCCCGGCCGGCACGGGGACGATGGAGGTGGTGCGGCGCCTGAGCCGGCGCATCCCCGCCGACGTCACGCTTGACCTCCTCCCGTTGCTGCGCTGGGCCTTCGAGACGGTGGCGCGCGCGCGGGTCTCCCGCTCGGCCCTGGAGGCGCGGGAGCTGGGCTACCTGCGGGAGGCGGACCTGGTGACGATGAACCCCGACCGGGTGGTGGCCGACGCGCGCGAGGTGGCGCGGTCGCTGGTACAGCTGGGCTACCACGGCGAACCGCCGGCTCCGGTGCGGGTGGCCGGCCAGCGCGGGCGGGCGGCGCTGGAGTCCCTCCTGTACATCCTGAAGACCGGGGGGCACATCACGGCCTATGATGAGGTGGTGGGGCGCCGCCTGGCCTACGTCATGACGGGCGGCGACGTGCCGGAGGGGTCCTGGGTCTCGGAGGCCTACCTGCTGGAGCTGGAGCGCGAGGCCTTCCTCAGCCTGCTGGGGGAGGCGCGCACCCAGGAGCGGATCCGCCACCTCCTCCAGACGGGGCGGCCCCTGCGGAACTGA
- a CDS encoding penicillin acylase family protein: MARILRAGLVVLLVLLLAAGGTAVYLVRRPFPQVHGTVRVPGLHAPVEVVRDRWGVPHIYARTTHDLFFAQGYVHAQDRLWQMELFRRLAAGRLAELFGPAALEADRLMRVIGLRRTADAIWRAGVSDESAAALRAYSAGVNAFLRAHRGRLPLEFTLLRVRPEPWSPVDTLAFARFMAWVLGGNWRQEVLQAALEGRFGPGAAAALLPREAPGAPVITAPGGEGARGGGPWGSNSWVVGPRRSGSGGALLANDPHLEAQMPAIWYTVHLVGGPYDVIGASFAGTPGVVIGHNRHIAWGLTNANPDVQDLYIERFHPEDPDRYLYRGSWLRARVVREVIRVRGRALPEVLTVRITRHGPMLNPAVRHLPLFLALRWTGHDPDDLPGAVLRLNRARTWQEFRAALRGWTVPAQNVVYADRQGNIGYVMPGRVPVRPPGATGLRPVPGWTGTFEWQGFVPDEALPVLFNPPRGLIVTANNRVAPSDYPYYLGDDFDVGFRALRITQLLEGAGRLDLEAMARIQQDQTDLLARRFVAAWQDVRLTDPDLRALFQEVQRWDGTMAPHLRAPLLYHALLHELLAALFRDTLDRDLFARYLRAYDAPLLVLLRLSGRPRDPWWGPAGRDRAVEDALRRAVETLGQRYGRDRAGWTWGRAHTPTFTHPLGRVRGLGWVFNARPPATGGSAFTVNMGAYSPEEPFRQVAIASYRFLVDTRTWEARAMHSTGQSGLPFHRHYRDFAGPWARGAYHPLLTDRRAIDAAAEGTLRLQP; encoded by the coding sequence GTGGCCCGGATCCTGCGCGCCGGCCTGGTCGTGCTCCTGGTCCTGCTCCTCGCCGCGGGGGGGACCGCCGTCTACCTGGTGCGCCGTCCCTTCCCTCAGGTCCACGGCACGGTGCGGGTGCCCGGCCTGCACGCCCCGGTAGAGGTCGTGCGCGACCGCTGGGGCGTCCCCCACATCTATGCCCGCACCACCCACGACCTCTTCTTCGCCCAGGGGTACGTGCACGCGCAGGACCGCCTCTGGCAGATGGAGCTCTTCCGCCGCCTGGCCGCCGGGCGGCTGGCCGAGCTCTTCGGCCCGGCGGCGCTGGAGGCCGACCGCCTCATGCGGGTGATCGGGCTGCGGCGCACGGCAGACGCCATTTGGCGCGCCGGGGTGAGCGACGAGAGCGCCGCCGCCCTGCGCGCCTACAGTGCCGGCGTGAACGCCTTCCTGCGCGCCCACCGCGGGCGCCTGCCGCTGGAGTTCACCCTGCTGCGCGTCCGCCCCGAGCCGTGGAGCCCCGTGGACACGCTGGCCTTCGCCCGCTTCATGGCCTGGGTGCTGGGCGGCAACTGGCGGCAGGAGGTGCTGCAGGCGGCGCTGGAGGGACGCTTCGGCCCGGGCGCGGCCGCGGCCCTGCTGCCGCGGGAGGCCCCGGGCGCGCCCGTGATCACCGCGCCCGGCGGCGAGGGCGCGCGGGGCGGGGGACCCTGGGGGAGCAACAGCTGGGTGGTGGGCCCGCGCCGCTCCGGCAGCGGTGGGGCGCTGCTGGCCAACGACCCGCACCTCGAGGCGCAGATGCCGGCCATCTGGTACACCGTGCACCTGGTAGGCGGGCCCTACGACGTCATCGGCGCCAGCTTCGCCGGCACGCCCGGGGTGGTCATCGGCCACAACCGCCACATCGCCTGGGGCCTCACCAACGCCAACCCCGACGTGCAGGACCTGTACATCGAGCGCTTCCACCCGGAGGACCCCGACCGGTACCTCTACCGCGGGAGCTGGCTGCGGGCGCGCGTCGTGCGCGAAGTGATCCGCGTGCGCGGCCGCGCCCTCCCCGAGGTCCTCACCGTGCGCATCACCCGCCACGGCCCCATGCTCAACCCGGCGGTGCGCCACCTGCCGCTCTTCCTGGCCCTGCGCTGGACCGGGCACGACCCCGACGACCTGCCGGGGGCGGTGCTGCGCCTGAACCGGGCGCGGACCTGGCAGGAGTTCCGGGCGGCGCTGCGCGGGTGGACGGTCCCCGCCCAGAACGTGGTCTACGCCGACCGTCAGGGCAACATCGGGTACGTCATGCCGGGGCGCGTGCCGGTCCGGCCGCCGGGGGCGACGGGCCTGCGTCCGGTGCCGGGGTGGACCGGAACCTTCGAGTGGCAGGGGTTCGTCCCCGACGAGGCGCTGCCGGTGCTCTTCAACCCGCCCCGCGGCCTCATCGTCACCGCCAACAACCGGGTGGCCCCCTCCGACTACCCGTACTACCTGGGCGACGACTTCGACGTGGGGTTCCGGGCGCTGCGGATCACCCAGCTGCTGGAGGGGGCCGGGCGGCTCGACCTGGAGGCGATGGCGCGCATCCAGCAGGACCAGACCGACCTGCTGGCCCGCCGCTTCGTGGCCGCCTGGCAGGACGTGCGCCTCACCGACCCCGACCTGCGGGCGCTCTTCCAGGAGGTGCAGCGGTGGGACGGGACCATGGCCCCCCACCTGCGCGCCCCGCTCCTCTACCACGCCCTGCTGCACGAGCTGCTCGCCGCCCTCTTCCGCGACACCCTCGACCGCGACCTCTTCGCCCGCTACCTGCGCGCCTACGACGCGCCCCTGCTGGTCCTGCTGCGGCTGAGCGGCCGCCCGCGCGACCCCTGGTGGGGACCGGCGGGGCGGGACCGCGCCGTGGAGGACGCCCTGCGCCGCGCGGTGGAGACGCTGGGACAGCGCTACGGCCGCGACCGAGCGGGCTGGACGTGGGGGCGCGCCCACACGCCCACCTTCACCCACCCCCTCGGACGCGTGCGGGGGCTCGGGTGGGTCTTCAACGCCCGGCCGCCGGCCACCGGGGGGTCGGCCTTCACGGTGAACATGGGCGCCTACAGCCCGGAGGAGCCGTTCCGGCAGGTGGCCATCGCCTCCTACCGCTTCCTGGTGGACACGCGCACCTGGGAGGCGCGGGCGATGCACTCCACCGGGCAGAGCGGCCTCCCCTTCCACCGCCACTACCGCGACTTCGCCGGTCCCTGGGCCCGCGGGGCCTACCACCCGCTCCTCACCGACCGCCGGGCCATCGATGCCGCAGCGGAGGGGACCCTGCGATTGCAGCCGTGA
- a CDS encoding cation diffusion facilitator family transporter — MTLTGAAQVRVRAALVSVGASLALLALKFGAYRLTGSAAILSDAAESVMNVIAANVALLSLVVAARPADAGHRYGHGKAEYVSSATEGALILLTGVIVVANGIGRLVRPAPLAALPLGVALLLVAAGANALVARFLLRISREHDSAALAADAHHLLADVLTSLGVVCGLGLQGLLGVVWIDPVIGVLVGAHVVRLGAGVFRRAIEGLMDSPLPSEEEARIHVILGDHADEIVEYHALRTRKAGQQRFIDLHLVLHRTLTVGRAHRLCDHLEEHIREALPGTDITIHVEPCGPACERCGVGEAAMAAMDAREAGTG, encoded by the coding sequence GTGACGCTGACCGGCGCTGCCCAGGTGCGCGTCCGTGCCGCGCTCGTCTCCGTGGGCGCCAGCCTGGCCCTCCTGGCCCTGAAGTTCGGTGCCTACCGGCTGACCGGGTCCGCGGCCATCCTCTCCGACGCGGCCGAGTCCGTGATGAACGTCATCGCCGCCAACGTGGCCCTCCTCAGCCTGGTGGTGGCGGCCCGTCCGGCGGACGCGGGGCACCGCTACGGCCACGGCAAGGCCGAGTACGTCAGCAGCGCCACTGAGGGGGCCCTCATCCTCCTGACCGGGGTGATCGTGGTGGCCAACGGTATCGGCCGGCTCGTGCGCCCCGCCCCGCTGGCGGCCCTGCCCCTGGGCGTGGCGCTGCTGCTGGTGGCGGCGGGGGCGAACGCGCTCGTGGCCCGGTTCCTGCTGCGCATCTCGCGGGAGCACGACTCCGCGGCGCTGGCCGCCGACGCGCACCACCTCCTGGCCGACGTCCTGACCTCGCTGGGGGTAGTGTGCGGGTTGGGGCTGCAAGGGTTGCTGGGCGTGGTGTGGATCGACCCGGTCATCGGCGTGCTCGTGGGCGCGCACGTGGTTCGCCTGGGCGCCGGGGTGTTTCGCCGCGCCATCGAGGGCCTGATGGATTCCCCCCTGCCGTCGGAGGAGGAGGCGCGGATCCACGTCATCCTGGGCGACCACGCCGACGAGATCGTCGAGTACCATGCCCTGCGCACCCGCAAGGCCGGCCAGCAGCGCTTCATCGACCTCCACCTGGTGCTCCACCGCACGCTCACGGTAGGGCGGGCGCACCGGCTCTGCGACCATCTGGAGGAGCACATCCGGGAGGCCCTCCCCGGGACCGACATCACCATCCACGTGGAGCCCTGTGGGCCGGCCTGCGAGCGCTGCGGCGTCGGCGAGGCGGCCATGGCGGCCATGGACGCGCGGGAGGCGGGCACGGGGTGA
- a CDS encoding branched-chain amino acid ABC transporter permease, with translation MYLAAGVAAASGLGAAFGALVARVGRSSCPVLTLALGQIVHALFVSGAVFRLFGAVGQGFFLVGTGGLFIPRFPLAGPALPEPASTVALYYTILTAVAATGWVLWRVDRSPFGLALRAVGANELRAACTGVPVRQYRWATFVISAGAAGLGGALSGQLYRQITPQHLSWLFSAQLVFPLILGGTARFSGPLVGTAAFVALQEVALRTTQYRGLVLGAAFVALARFLPHGLTGVCSRPTPVTGGEGARRPDAHAAAR, from the coding sequence GTGTACCTGGCGGCCGGGGTGGCGGCGGCGTCGGGGCTGGGGGCCGCCTTCGGGGCGCTGGTGGCGCGCGTCGGCCGGTCCTCCTGCCCGGTCCTGACGCTGGCCCTGGGACAGATCGTGCACGCGCTCTTCGTCAGCGGCGCGGTGTTTCGGCTCTTTGGCGCGGTGGGACAGGGGTTCTTCCTCGTGGGCACCGGCGGGCTCTTCATCCCACGGTTCCCGCTGGCCGGCCCGGCGCTCCCCGAACCGGCCTCGACGGTGGCCCTCTACTACACCATCCTCACCGCCGTCGCCGCCACGGGCTGGGTCCTCTGGCGGGTGGACCGCTCGCCGTTTGGTCTGGCGCTTCGGGCCGTGGGCGCCAATGAGCTGCGGGCGGCGTGCACCGGCGTGCCCGTCCGGCAGTACCGGTGGGCGACCTTCGTCATCTCGGCCGGTGCGGCAGGCTTGGGAGGCGCCCTCTCCGGCCAGCTCTACCGCCAGATCACCCCGCAGCACCTGAGCTGGCTCTTCTCCGCGCAGCTGGTCTTCCCCCTGATCCTGGGAGGGACCGCCCGATTCTCCGGTCCCCTGGTGGGTACCGCGGCCTTCGTCGCCCTGCAGGAGGTGGCCCTGCGGACCACTCAGTACCGTGGCTTGGTCCTGGGCGCCGCGTTCGTGGCGTTGGCCCGCTTCCTGCCGCACGGTCTCACCGGCGTGTGCTCCCGACCGACGCCGGTCACCGGCGGGGAGGGCGCCCGCCGACCGGACGCCCATGCCGCGGCCCGCTGA
- a CDS encoding multicopper oxidase domain-containing protein: MGFDPSAYLTRFDWGRARPLGGGGSLREYQVVAYDREIEIAPGVFFPAWTFNGTVPGPTLRAREGDRLRIRFINAGTHPHTMHFHGIHTAEMDGVPGIGAGEVAPGRSTVYEFRAEPFGLHLYHCHAVPLKRHIHKGLYGVFIIDPAGGRPPARELVMVLNAFDTNFDGENEVYAVNTVAFHYMRHPIRVRRGELVRIYLVNMTEFDPINSIHIHANFFHVYRTGTRLRTDEFTDTIMLAQGERAILEMRFPYRGRYMFHAHVSEFTELGWMGFFEVTDDDL; the protein is encoded by the coding sequence ATGGGATTCGACCCCTCCGCCTACCTGACGCGCTTCGACTGGGGGCGCGCCCGGCCGCTGGGCGGCGGTGGGAGCCTGCGGGAGTACCAGGTGGTGGCCTACGACCGGGAGATCGAGATCGCCCCGGGGGTCTTCTTCCCGGCATGGACCTTCAACGGCACCGTTCCCGGACCGACGCTGCGAGCCCGGGAAGGGGACCGGCTGCGGATTCGCTTCATCAACGCGGGCACGCACCCGCACACGATGCACTTTCACGGGATCCACACGGCCGAGATGGACGGGGTGCCCGGCATCGGCGCCGGGGAGGTCGCGCCCGGCCGGAGCACGGTGTACGAGTTCCGGGCCGAGCCCTTCGGCCTGCACCTCTACCACTGCCACGCCGTGCCGCTGAAACGCCACATCCACAAGGGGCTGTACGGGGTCTTCATCATCGACCCCGCGGGCGGCCGCCCGCCGGCGCGCGAGCTGGTGATGGTGCTGAACGCCTTCGACACCAACTTCGACGGCGAGAACGAGGTCTACGCGGTCAACACGGTGGCGTTCCACTACATGCGCCACCCCATCCGGGTCCGGCGCGGGGAGCTGGTGCGCATCTACCTGGTGAACATGACGGAGTTTGACCCGATCAACTCCATCCACATCCACGCCAACTTCTTCCACGTCTACCGCACCGGCACGCGCCTGCGCACCGACGAGTTCACCGACACCATCATGCTGGCCCAGGGCGAACGGGCCATCCTGGAGATGCGCTTCCCCTACCGGGGGCGGTACATGTTCCACGCCCACGTCAGCGAGTTCACCGAACTGGGGTGGATGGGGTTCTTCGAGGTGACCGACGATGACCTCTGA
- a CDS encoding metal transporter: MTSERVSALPAAPSRPGGARLWLLGIYPLALIALLVLLVLRLGPLGVFQAAFPPVEDLTITRVRLTPGQFQVHVTNGGADPVTIAQVLVDEAYWEHTVAPQRTIPRLGSATVTIPYPWVEGEAHEIVLVTATGLTFSHTVEVAAPSPQPTRAFLLTFTLLGVYVGVLPVFLGMLWFPFLRALGRRWIHFFLALTAGLLVFLGVDALEEALATAAALPTAYHGTALVAVGTLGAVMLLVVAGRLAARRGPRPLVVAYLIALGIGLHNLGEGLAIGAAFNLGEVALGAFLVIGFMLHNTTEGLGIVAPLARTPPGVGHLVLLGLVAGVPTIQGAWLGGFTYSPVLAALFLALGAGAIFQVVYEIARLMAADAAEGLATALNAGGFVLGLLIMYVTGLLVAV, encoded by the coding sequence ATGACCTCTGAGCGTGTCTCCGCCCTGCCCGCGGCCCCGTCCCGTCCCGGCGGCGCGCGGCTGTGGCTCCTGGGGATCTATCCCCTCGCCCTCATCGCCCTGCTGGTCCTCCTCGTCCTGCGCCTGGGCCCGCTGGGCGTCTTCCAGGCGGCCTTCCCTCCGGTGGAGGACCTGACCATCACCCGCGTCCGCCTGACCCCGGGGCAGTTCCAGGTCCACGTCACCAACGGGGGCGCCGACCCGGTGACCATTGCCCAGGTGCTGGTGGACGAGGCGTACTGGGAGCACACGGTCGCCCCGCAGCGCACCATCCCGCGGCTGGGGTCGGCCACCGTCACCATCCCCTACCCGTGGGTGGAGGGCGAGGCCCACGAGATCGTGCTGGTCACCGCCACCGGGCTGACCTTCAGCCACACGGTCGAGGTGGCGGCCCCGAGCCCTCAGCCCACGCGGGCCTTCCTCCTGACCTTCACGCTGCTCGGGGTCTACGTCGGGGTCCTCCCCGTCTTCTTGGGCATGCTCTGGTTCCCGTTCCTGCGGGCGCTGGGCCGGCGCTGGATCCACTTCTTCCTGGCGCTCACCGCCGGGCTCCTGGTCTTCCTTGGGGTGGACGCGCTGGAGGAAGCCCTGGCGACGGCGGCGGCCCTCCCCACCGCGTACCACGGCACGGCCCTGGTGGCGGTGGGGACGCTGGGGGCGGTCATGCTGCTGGTGGTGGCGGGCCGGCTGGCCGCCCGCCGCGGTCCCCGGCCGCTGGTGGTGGCCTACCTGATCGCGCTGGGCATCGGCCTGCACAACCTGGGGGAGGGGCTGGCCATCGGGGCCGCCTTCAACCTGGGCGAGGTGGCGCTGGGCGCCTTCCTCGTCATCGGCTTCATGCTGCACAACACCACCGAGGGGCTGGGGATCGTCGCCCCGCTGGCGCGCACGCCCCCGGGGGTGGGCCACCTGGTCCTGCTGGGGCTGGTGGCAGGCGTGCCGACCATCCAGGGAGCGTGGCTCGGCGGGTTCACCTACTCCCCGGTGCTGGCCGCGCTCTTCCTGGCGCTGGGGGCGGGGGCGATCTTCCAGGTGGTGTACGAGATCGCCCGCCTCATGGCCGCCGACGCCGCCGAGGGCCTGGCCACGGCGCTCAACGCCGGCGGTTTCGTGCTCGGGCTGCTGATCATGTACGTGACCGGACTGCTCGTGGCGGTGTGA
- a CDS encoding metal-dependent transcriptional regulator: protein MDLSQAIQDYLKGLYKLQPHYPQGVPTTALAQRMAVTPASATNMVKRLARLGLVVHTPYQAVTLTPRGERVALEVIRHHRLLELFLREHLGLAIDQVHDEAEALEHVLSEAVEERIAALLGEPDADPHGDPIPSREGYLAHPTYPRLGELAAGQGGEVARVSDEDPRHLRALAARGLVPGTPVRVVGRDRAGGVRVELGGRRRRIPAALAERVFVLPAAP, encoded by the coding sequence GTGGACCTGAGCCAGGCCATCCAGGACTACCTCAAGGGGCTGTACAAGCTGCAGCCGCACTACCCCCAGGGGGTCCCCACCACTGCCCTGGCCCAACGGATGGCGGTGACACCCGCCTCCGCCACCAACATGGTGAAGCGGCTGGCGCGCCTGGGGCTGGTCGTGCACACGCCCTACCAGGCCGTGACCCTCACCCCGCGCGGCGAGAGGGTGGCCCTCGAGGTCATCCGCCACCACCGCCTGCTCGAGCTCTTCCTGCGGGAGCACCTGGGCCTGGCCATCGACCAGGTGCACGACGAGGCCGAGGCCCTGGAGCACGTCCTCTCCGAGGCGGTGGAGGAGCGCATCGCCGCCCTGCTGGGCGAGCCCGACGCCGACCCGCACGGCGATCCCATCCCCTCCCGGGAAGGATACCTGGCCCACCCGACCTACCCCCGCCTGGGGGAGCTGGCGGCGGGCCAGGGCGGGGAGGTGGCGCGCGTCAGCGACGAGGACCCCCGGCACCTGCGGGCGCTGGCGGCGCGCGGCCTCGTCCCGGGCACGCCGGTGCGCGTGGTGGGGCGCGATCGTGCTGGCGGCGTGCGCGTGGAGCTGGGCGGGCGGCGCCGCCGCATCCCCGCGGCGCTGGCCGAGCGCGTCTTCGTGCTCCCCGCCGCCCCCTGA
- a CDS encoding DUF444 family protein, with protein MLRLHRGRIAQHRHDELLRAYLKQNLNELIQQKELIVDGRVKTQITTLDLPTLKYAEETSVLARGGRGGAGRGAGGGAGRGSGDEEVQVLSGLLGGDHHGRELRVELDFDEFVRLAQEVLLDQVALPAFHEPLRAGEVEVDEPPELDDLDRIGLRPDLNLEETMVASLLRNVRERRTLDYDVDLRLDGWYFVEDPTVFQHHRSLEVYVLDISGSMRGEYLSLVRKTIFILWYYLDRRYPTNLRRYVVFQDVAEEKTRDEFFCVESSGGTHISSGFEKAMELLEGVTEHDKFLFLFTDGETSSGDFDLAKRRYEEALGRFDLVCYGHVNPGGRGVGGFSEYVQEAARRHPNATFANLVDLETIRQALGDFLSFFQEEQRTGRLWTPTRRSSRASRR; from the coding sequence GTGCTGCGCCTCCACCGCGGGCGGATCGCCCAGCACCGGCACGACGAGCTCCTGCGGGCCTACCTGAAGCAGAACCTCAACGAGCTCATCCAGCAGAAGGAGCTCATCGTCGACGGCCGGGTGAAGACCCAGATCACCACCCTGGACCTGCCCACCCTGAAGTACGCCGAGGAGACGAGTGTGCTGGCCCGCGGCGGCCGGGGCGGCGCGGGCCGGGGGGCGGGGGGCGGGGCGGGCCGGGGGAGCGGGGACGAGGAGGTGCAGGTCCTCAGCGGCCTGCTCGGCGGCGACCACCACGGGCGGGAGCTGCGGGTGGAGCTGGACTTCGACGAGTTCGTGCGCCTGGCCCAGGAGGTCCTGCTGGACCAGGTGGCCCTCCCGGCCTTCCACGAGCCCCTGCGCGCCGGCGAGGTGGAGGTGGACGAGCCCCCGGAGCTGGACGACCTGGACCGCATCGGCCTGCGCCCCGACCTCAACCTGGAGGAGACCATGGTGGCCTCGCTCCTGCGCAACGTGCGGGAGCGGCGCACCCTCGACTACGACGTCGACCTGCGGCTGGACGGGTGGTACTTCGTGGAAGACCCCACCGTCTTCCAGCACCACCGCTCCCTGGAGGTCTACGTGCTGGATATCTCCGGGTCGATGCGCGGAGAGTACCTCTCGCTGGTGCGCAAGACGATCTTCATCCTCTGGTACTACCTGGACCGCCGCTACCCCACCAACCTGCGGCGCTACGTGGTCTTCCAGGACGTGGCCGAGGAGAAGACGCGGGACGAGTTCTTCTGCGTGGAGTCCAGCGGCGGCACCCACATCTCCTCGGGGTTCGAGAAGGCCATGGAGCTGCTGGAGGGCGTGACGGAGCACGACAAGTTCCTCTTCCTGTTCACCGACGGCGAGACGTCCTCGGGGGACTTCGACCTGGCCAAGCGGCGCTACGAGGAGGCGCTGGGGCGCTTCGACCTGGTCTGCTACGGGCACGTCAACCCCGGGGGGCGGGGCGTGGGCGGCTTCTCCGAGTACGTCCAGGAGGCGGCGCGCCGCCACCCCAACGCCACCTTCGCCAACCTGGTGGACCTGGAGACCATCCGTCAGGCCCTGGGGGACTTCCTGAGCTTCTTCCAGGAGGAGCAGAGGACGGGCCGGCTATGGACGCCTACCAGGCGATCATCGCGCGCATCGAGACGCTAG